The following proteins are co-located in the Periplaneta americana isolate PAMFEO1 chromosome 12, P.americana_PAMFEO1_priV1, whole genome shotgun sequence genome:
- the LOC138711281 gene encoding ionotropic receptor 75a-like, producing the protein MFRHWFRWLLLDNDTVTDELDGLGLLLDSDVTLARRVSGSSFLVLEVYKRGVGEGLVKNVLGFWNESRGFTATAPLIASVRRTNLHKALLKAVMVVTDNDTLQHLSNTVNKHIDTITKVNDALFHHVVDILNASVDMTIVNTWGYPDSSGNWSGLTGYLQRGQADIGTTGMFVTKQRLPLVRYIASTSVTKNAFIFRQPPLSFVENIFTLPFSRSVWLASAGLVALTGCIMYFAFQWEFRSSKGESDRVTGSDVTLLSLGAVCQQGTTLEAYSIPGRIIMFLLFTAVIFLYTAYSACIVALLQSSTDTIRTLKDLLDSGLALGVEDVVYNRHYFPAATDSIRRAIYTKKVSPPGGPDHFMSLEEGLKRVQKGLFAFHVELGPGYEVISDTFLEEEKCGLETINFLIEIVEPWVGVSKTTPFAEVLTVAFRKVKERGLQHRENERFYQKKPKCESAGSVFVSVGIADCYPALLVLVYGVMAAAGVLVLEVLHCRWKRHYSRNDVTSQPRRIDGQAQ; encoded by the exons ATGTTCCGCCATTGGTTCCGTTGGCTGCTCCTGGACAACGACACCGTGACAGACGAGCTGGACGGCCTGGGCCTGCTGCTGGACAGTGATGTCACGCTGGCAAGGCGAGTCTCCGGGTCCAGCTTCCTAGTTCTGGAGGTGTACAAGCGAGGGGTGGGCGAGGGCTTGGTGAAGAACGTGCTGGGGTTCTGGAACGAGAGCCGCGGCTTCACGGCGACTGCGCCCCTCATCGCATCCGTCAGGAGGACCAACCTGCACAAGGCGCTCTTGAAGGCCGTGATGGTG GTGACGGACAACGACACGCTGCAGCACCTCAGCAACACCGTCAACAAGCACATCGACACCATCACCAAGGTGAACGACGCGCTCTTCCACCACGTCGTGGACATACTCAACGCCAG TGTGGATATGACCATAGTGAACACCTGGGGTTACCCTGACAGCTCCGGCAACTGGAGTGGTCTGACGGGTTACCTGCAGAGAGGACAAGCCGATATTGGGACTACGGGGATGTTTGTGACGAAGCAGAGACTGCCCCTGGTGCGGTACATCGCCTCCACCTCGGTCACCAA GAACGCCTTCATCTTCCGGCAGCCGCCGCTGTCGTTCGTGGAGAACATCTTCACGCTGCCGTTCAGCCGGTCCGTGTGGCTGGCTAGCGCTGGCCTCGTCGCCCTCACCGGCTGCATCATGTACTTCGCCTTCCAGTGGGAATTCCGCAGTTCAAAAGGAGAGAGCGACCGAGTAACTGGAAGTGACGTCACGTTATTATCCCTGGGAGCCGTGTGCCAGCAAG GCACAACGCTGGAAGCATACAGCATCCCGGGCAGGATCATCATGTTCCTTCTGTTCACCGCGGTGATATTCCTGTACACCGCCTACTCGGCGTGCATCGTGGCCCTGCTGCAGTCCTCCACGGACACCATCCGCACCCTGAAGGACCTGCTGGACAGCGGCCTCGCTCTGGGCGTGGAGGACGTCGTGTACAACAGACATTACTTCCCG GCAGCCACAGACTCGATCCGTCGAGCCATCTACACGAAGAAAGTGAGTCCGCCAGGTGGTCCAGACCACTTCATGAGTTTGGAAGAAGGCCTGAAGAGGGTGCAGAAGGGCCTGTTCGCCTTCCACGTGGAGCTGGGGCCCGGCTACGAGGTGATCTCGGACACGTTCCTGGAGGAGGAGAAGTGCGGCCTGGAGACCATCAACTTCCTCATAGAGATCGTGGAGCCCTGGGTCGGCGTCAGCAAGACCACGCCCTTCGCGGAAGTGCTGACTGTCGC CTTCCGCAAGGTGAAGGAGCGCGGCCTGCAGCACCGCGAGAACGAGCGCTTCTACCAGAAGAAGCCGAAGTGCGAGAGCGCGGGCTCCGTGTTCGTGAGCGTGGGCATCGCCGACTGCTACCCGGCGCTCCTCGTGCTCGTGTACGGCGTGATGGCGGCCGCGGGGGTGCTGGTGCTGGAGGTGCTGCACTGCAGATG